A genomic region of Colletotrichum destructivum chromosome 1, complete sequence contains the following coding sequences:
- a CDS encoding Putative cytochrome P450: protein MLVFSPFFVGAVFVGLLAVYLVRCISSPLWKFPGPRISAFTSLLLKWHELRANRTKYIHGLHQRYGPVVRVAPEEVCFTSYEAVKEIYCSGGSGYDKTEFYNLFRVYGRRTMFTTLNKEDHAKRKRIIADRYANSNVLRPAPLSGIQERSQRFINRCAASVGKSHDIFMSLHSYACDCVTHHLFHPYGSNCLENEADEEMMHQVAADDSLQNRLVQHYSPALHKLLSRILYLFAKPRETPLADTFVMESSMKPDPASFTLLSRLHEKSGGGQQGLDQLDMAGECLDHMAAGIDTTGDGLCFLMWELSQPRSLRFQEALRRELRENAGAASTAAFDRLPFLDAVVQEGLRCFPAIPMSLPRYVPRGGRTIDGYFVPEGTIVSCQAYSVHRIDGSVFPEADVFDPNRWMAPTGDAERKRLMFAFANGGRGCVGKHLALAEMKTLLADIYSRYTTLPETSMTAESMAMSDQLISSRPLGQRCLLRFIPVDDEKQK from the exons ATGTTGGTGTTTtcgcccttcttcgtcggAGCGgtcttcgtcggcctctTGGCGGTCTACCTCGTCCGCtgcatctcgtcgccgttgtgGAAATTTCCCGGCCCGCGGATATCGGCCTTCACGTCTCTTCTCCTGAAATGGCATGAGCTGCGCGCGAACCGGACGAAATACATTCACGGCCTGCACCAGAGGTATGGCCCGGTCGTCCGCGTTGCGCCGGAAGAGGTCTGCTTCACCTCCTACGAGGCCGTTAAGGAGATTTACTGctccggcggcagcggctaCGACAAGACGGAGTTTTATAACTTGTTCAGAGTTTATGGACGGAG GACCATGTTTACAACGCTGAACAAAGAAGAT CACGCGAAGCGAAAGAGGATCATCGCAGACCGGTATGCCAACAGCAACGTCCTGCGGCCGGCGCCCCTCAGCGGGATTCAGGAGAGGTCGCAAAGGTTCATCAACCGATGCGCGGCGTCCGTGGGCAAGAGCCACGACATCTTT ATGAGTCTTCACTCGTACGCCTGCGACTGCGTCACGCACCACCTGTTCCACCCGTACGGCAGTAACTGCCTCGAGaacgaggcggacgaggagatgatgcatcaggtcgccgccgacgacagCCTGCAGA ACCGCCTCGTCCAACATTACAGCCCTGCGTTGCACAAGCTCCTCTCCAGGATCCTCTACCTCTTCGCCAAGCCTCGCGAGACGCCCCTCGCCGACACGTTCGTGATGGAGTCCAGCATGAAGCCCGACCCAGCTTCGTTCACGCTCCTCAGCCGGCTGCACGAGAAAtcgggcggcgggcagcaGGGCCTGGATCAGCTCGACATGGCGGGCGAGTGCCTCGACCACATGGCGGCGGGTATTGACACCACGGGCGACGGCCTATGCTTCCTCATGTGGGAGCTCTCGCAGCCGCGGTCGCTGCGGTTCCAAGAGGCGCTCCGGCGGGAGCTGAGAGAGAACGCCGGGGCGGCGAGTACCGCGGCGTTCGACAGGCTGCCGTTCCTGGACGCCGTCGTGCAAGAGGGCCTGCGGTGCTTCCCCGCCATCCCCATGTCTCTGCCACGGTACGTGCCCCGGGGTGGGCGGACGATCGATGGATACTTTGTTCCGGAAGGGACCATCGTCAGTTGCCAGGCTTATTCCGTCCACCGCATCGACGGCAGCGTGTTTCCCGAGGCGGACGTGTTTGACCCGAACAGGtggatggcgccgacgggcGATGCCGAGAGGAAGCGGCTTATGTTTGCGTTTGCCAACGGAGGCAGGGGGTGCGTTGGAAAGCA TCTGGCACTTGCGGAGATGAAGACGCTTTTGGCGGACATCTACTCCCGTTACACGACACTCCCTGAGACGTCAATGACGGCCGAGTCGATGGCCATGTCGGACCAGCTCATCTCGTCGCGGCCCCTGGGCCAGAGGTGTTTGCTGCGGTTTATCCCTGTTGATGACGAGAAGCAAAAATGA
- a CDS encoding Putative fusarinine C esterase SidJ, alpha/Beta hydrolase, translating to MSSTSFSCTVHLYESPTSHASAYEIGPSAASNAILFIGGLGDGPHTVLYTQSLARHLKSTGQDWSVFEIRMRSSFSGYGYSSLKNDVEDIAALVRYLRGIGKKKIVLMGHSTGCQDCAEYTKHKEDPVDGFILQGPVSDRESIADSVDPDWLKKSLEYAEKLIDEGKEWEAMPRDQLPSFFQTPMTAYRWHSLAAKGGDDDYFSSDLDESFVSEVWNRFQQPVMALQSAEDEFVPDKIDKQALVDSWKKISPKVHELSGLIPGASHTVKKPESQQWLAERVVQFLNQV from the exons ATGTCTTCTACATCATTCTCTTGCACCGTCCACCTTTACGAGTCCCCGACGTCTCATGCCAGCGCCTACGAGATCGGTCCATCTGCAGCTTCGAACGCCATACTTTTCATAGGAGGCCTCGGTGATGGCCCACATACCGTCTTGTATACCCAATCTCTTGCTAGGCATCTGAAGAGCACGGGACAGGACTGGTCCGTTTTTGAAATCCGGATGAGAAGCTCATTTTCGGGCTACGGATACTCGAGTCTGAAGAACGATGTCGAGGATATAGCGGCTCTCGTAAGATATCTACGAGGCATtggcaagaagaagattgTTCTCATGGGTCACTCAACCGGATGCCAA GACTGCGCGGAGTATACCAAGCACAAGGAGGACCCTGTTGATGGCTTTATTCTCCAAGGTCCTGTTTCCGATCGAGAGAGCATCGCTGACTCTGTCGATCCTGATTGGCTGAAGAAGAGCCTGGAATACGCAGAGAAGTTGATCGACGAGGGGAAAGAGTGGGAGGCGATGCCCAGAGATCAGTTACCATCTTTCTTCCAGACACCCATGACGGCATACCGCTGGCACTCCCTGGCAGCCAAAGG CGGAGATGATGACTATTTCTCATCTGACCTCGACGAGTCGTTTGTATCTGAGGTCTGGAACAGGTTCCAGCAGCCCGTCATGGCTTTACAAtccgccgaggacgagttcgTCCCAGACAAGATCGACAAGCAAGCTCTTGTAGACTCGTGGAAGAAGATCAGCCCCAAAGTCCATGAGTTGTCTGGCCTGATCCCCGGGGCAAGCCACACGGTGAAAAAGCCGGAATCCCAGCAGTGGTTGGCTGAGCGGGTGGTTCAGTTCCTCAATCAGGTATGA
- a CDS encoding Putative TEL2-interacting protein, producing the protein MATSSANANPARNEFFQQLKPCCVSISQLAIRQQGEASKRLTGLTEELLSILNDQVNRDATVFDEKLADYVFFPLSHVFRSHDQYPKPLIEIAIKCLTIVIVHGWKSNISPQILQQLLILLTFIVGGVPGGEEEAHDLPEETELESLRALTALIAVAGTSTKAAAALTEEKLIPTLGHTITVLLECVADGRTPEIQLEALRTLACFYTGIKDQAALASFLPGIVSSLTKLLAKPPREKNRVLVSSLLSMKLVLVQVLGDVRTRSISARPNTEASSDTDKGAILSPAWLTATKTQIKLALATVLKLRTHGSKDVREALLTLCLGLLDECHISLENCSSVLVETAMVLSPTGQTSSIAVTSLHDLAIIYSELGETVKVTCYNWITSLPRIMQSADESKKQTAVQNLMRGMSLVGSLQLDSSLLDESIAAALRDSVTSLVTGVTPGKVSDQTSTDASWYSQDVMLAGETSRQYQNVLLGQESQLGTRLAMLDLLSNVGPASQQTKLATEMLDFARDSTGEMQISSFWLSFELLKAALSRSSDLEDLLDFSSLGPGGDVADSVFQELYSFAVVLLDSYSELSEIDWRLEATALEVASFAASRSGEAFRPELIDVLYPITTFLGSSNLQLREHAITTLNILAASCGYTSVSELIIENVDYMINSISLRLNTFDISPASTKVLIMMTRLTGPRLLPYLDDVVASVFAALDNYHGYPMFVESLFAVLKEIVSQGAKSDKLLLEGRQNGPESHRKVASGSVAVEDVVRLLERRREREAAVSAADANLEDAGGHPQIPWGPGKGKAKADLEDDEGAAGNEVDKERPPKTPTYTLLERITGLTQHYLTSPSPTLRKSLLDLLGTVSPALSGDEDSFLPLINAVWPVVINRLYDEEAFVAISACDALSALCATAGDFLSSRIKTEWWDGLGKWCRTKKSEADRSQGQSRTRQESSKAGWAKAPTSQEIVIPIRSGGDLLGRQSAEMSNSSSPGGLGRFAQAAQVWEAVTRLLVAIVSHVRLESEVFSEFLELLTEVISQNAEARQALEAVNADAVWLVLYQRGHVKPMKTPKLEGYSFPPMTGLS; encoded by the exons ATGGCGACCAGTTCGGCCAACGCAAACCCGGCGCGGAATGAGTTCTTCCAACAG TTAAAACCATGCTGTGTCTCCATCAGCCAGTTAGCGATTAGGCAACAAGGCGAAGCCTCCAAAAGGCTCACTGGTTTGACTGAGGAATTGCTCAGTATCCTTAACGACCAAGTCAACCGAGATGCCACAGTGTTTGACGAGAAGCTTGCCGACTACGTATTCTTTCCGCTCTCCCATGTCTTCCGTAGCCACGACCAGTACCCCAAGCCCCTCATCGAAATCGCAATCAAGTGTCTCACCATAGTCATCGTTCACGGCTGGAAGTCGAACATCTCGCCTCAGATCTTGCAACAGCTTCTCATCTTACTCACTTTCATCGTTGGCGGAGTAcctggaggagaagaagaagcacacGATCTGCCCGAGGAAACCGAACTCGAGTCACTGAGGGCGTTGACAgccctcatcgccgtggCTGGAACTTCAACCaaggcagcagcggcgctGACTGAAGAAAAGTTGATTCCGACTCTGGGACACACCATTACGGTACTTTTGGAGTGTGTTGCGGATGGCAGGACACCGGAGATCCAGCTAGAAGCCTTACGAACACTTGCCTGTTTTTACACGGGCATCAAGGATCAAGCTGCACTCGCCTCTTTCCTCCCGGGTATCGTGTCGTCTCTGACGAAGCTCCTTGCCAAGCCCCCGAGAGAGAAGAACAGGGTACTCGTTAGTTCCTTACTTTCTATGAAACTGGTTCTTGTGCAAGTTCTCGGCGATGTCAGAACTCGAAGCATTTCTGCGAGGCCGAACACCGAAGCCTCTTCCGATACCGACAAGGGTGCCATTCTGAGCCCGGCATGGCTCACCGCCACCAAGACACAGATCAAGCTGGCCTTGGCAACTGTACTGAAGCTCCGAACGCATGGTTCGAAAGATGTACGCGAAGCTTTGCTGACGCTATGTCTGGGGCTCCTCGACGAATGCCACATTTCGTTGGAAAATTGTTCCTCTGTCCTCGTAGAGACGGCCATGGTTCTGTCACCAACCGGCCAGACTTCATCGATTGCAGTAACGAGCTTGCACGACTTGGCAATCATTTACTCCGAGCTCGGCGAAACCGTCAAAGTCACATGCTACAATTGGATCACCAGCTTGCCCAGGATCATGCAGTCCGCCGACGAAAGCAAAAAACAGACGGCCGTCCAGAATTTGATGAGGGGCATGTCCCTTGTGGGCAGCCTCCAGCTGGACTCGTCACTCTTGGACGAATCCATAGCAGCAGCTCTGAGGGACAGCGTCACGTCTTTAGTGACTGGAGTCACGCCGGGGAAAGTTTCAGACCAAACGTCGACAGATGCCTCATGGTATAGCCAAGATGTTATGCTGGCCGGCGAAACGTCGAGACAATACCAAAACGTGTTGCTGGGCCAAGAGAGTCAGTTAGGTACAAGGCTGGCTATGCTCGACTTGCTTTCCAACGTAGGCCCAGCTTCACAACAAACCAAACTTGCTACCGAGATGTTGGATTTCGCCAGAGATTCGACCGGAGAGATGCAAATATCCTCCTTCTGGTTGAGCTTCGAACTTCTCAAGGCTGCATTGTCTCGCTCCAGCGATCTAGAGGACCTTCTGGATTTCTCCTCGCTGGGCCCTGGTGGGGACGTTGCCGACTCAGTATTCCAGGAGCTATACTCGTTTGCCGTGGTACTTCTTGACTCTTACTCGGAGCTGTCCGAGATCGACTGGAGGCTGGAGGCTACGGCACTCGAGGTCGCCTCATTTGCCGCCTCTCGATCCGGCGAAGCATTCAGACCGGAACTAATCGATGTGTTGTATCCGATTACGACCTTTTTGGGTTCTTCAAACCTTCAACTGAGGGAGCATGCCATTACAACTCTGAATATCCTGGCTGCTTCCTGCGGGTACACGAGTGTATCCGAACTGATTATCGAGAACGTCGACTACATGATCAACTCCATCTCACTGCGCCTCAATACCTTTGACATATCTCCAGCATCCACGAAGGTGTTGATCATGATGACTCGGCTGACGGGACCGCGTCTGCTTCCTTATCTGGATGATGTCGTGGCTTCAGTGTTTGCGGCCCTGGACAACTATCACGGTTATCCCATGTTTGTGGAGAGTCTCTTCGCGGTTCTAAAGGAAATCGTGAGCCAGGGTGCCAAGTCCGACAAACTTCTTCTGGAAGGCCGCCAGAACGGACCTGAGAGTCACAGAAAAGTAGCGAGCGGCTCGGTGGCAGTCGAAGACGTTGTACGGCTATTGGAGAGGcgtcgagagagagaggctgcAGTCTCAGCTGCCGATGCCAATCTCGAAGATGCCGGCGGTCACCCGCAAATTCCTTGGGGTCCCGGCAAAGGCAAGGCCAAAGCGGATcttgaggacgacgaaggtGCAGCCGGCAACGAAGTCGACAAGGAGAGGCCACCCAAGACACCGACGTATACTCTCCTGGAAAGAATCACGGGCCTGACGCAACATTATCTCACGTCGCCAAGCCCTACGCTACGGAAGTCCCTGCTCGACCTGCTGGGGACTGTTTCCCCAGCGCTTTCAGGGGACGAGGACTCATTTCTGCCTTTGATTAATGCTGTTTGGCCAGTTGTTATCAACAGGCTgtacgacgaggaggccttTGTCGCAATTTCAGCATGCGACGCTCTATCCGCCCTTTGCGCCACAGCTGGCGACTTCTTGAGCTCCAGAATCAAGACTGAATGGTGGGATGGACTTGGCAAGTGGTGTCGCACAAAAAAGTCGGAGGCCGATCGCTCTCAGGGCCAGAGCAGAACGCGTCAGGAAAGCAGCAAGGCAGGGTGGGCAAAAGCACCTACGAGTCAGGAAATCGTTATTCCTATTCGGTCGGGGGGCGACCTACTTGGTCGCCAATCTGCAGAAATGTCTAACAGCTCGTCCCCCGGCGGCCTGGGAAGGTTCGCTCAAGCAGCCCAAGTATGGGAGGCCGTGACTCGTCTACTGGTCGCCATCGTTTCTCATGTTCGACTCGAGTCCGAGGTATTTAGCGAGTTTCTGGAGCTCTTGACCGAGGTCATCAGTCAGAACGCTGAGGCACGCCAGGCGTTGGAGGCAGTCAATGCCGATGCAGTCTGGCTGGTCCTGTATCAACGGGGACACGTTAAGCCTATGAAGACGCCCAAACTTGAGGGCTACAGTTTTCCGCCAATGACCGGACTGAGCTGA